Below is a window of Ahaetulla prasina isolate Xishuangbanna chromosome 1, ASM2864084v1, whole genome shotgun sequence DNA.
aaatacatgTGTTTAATTTTACCTTGTGGTGTATTATTCTGCAAATTTTCATGTGTGATATTTGTATTCCATAATTTTCTTGtatcttttttaatataaaaaactttttatatgtaaccttttatatttaaaaagaattattaGAATGCTTTAAAAGACTATCTAATAAATGATCATACCTTCAATCCTGGACAGTGAGCAAAAAAGGATTCTGGGGACTGAGAGTGGTACAATGCACCATGGCCCACACATCCCCAAGGCGCTCTTATTGTAAGGCTTCCACAGTTAAAGAGATCTCCAGAACGGTATCGATATTTTGCTGCCTCATTAACAATCTGAAAAAATATAGAGATATATTTAACATTACATATGGTTATCAAGACATATTTATGCAGTTAAAGCACATTCATGTTCTACTAGAACTGTAGTGGTGctgccagggttccaagtaacattctcaacgaaagaagactccgaggcttgaagttcctcaaagttccattttattagagatgtcatattggcacatctgggaaaacacaAATCTGAAAgcctccaggttttccccacccaaaagaaagtccaagtccctacccagcacccacatgtccatcacatggtccaatcaagacaccatcccaactggagatgcctcccagttccagccctccaggtgcagggcaagatgtccttggctctgagaaaggaatgttattatgactatgtatcacccatgctccatacaatcacccctcccagtttcccacagtagtaaatgtggcaggcctgaaggcccaatgcaaaagattgcttccaggcctgacaggcgcattggttataatgcagtacttcaggctacttctgctgacttcggctgttcgagtctcaccggctccaagttgactcagccttccatccttccgagatcggtaaaatgaggacccggattgttgagggcaataggctgatactgtaaactgcttagagaaggctgtaaagcactgtgaagcagtatataagtctaagtgctattgctattatagatTATGCAAAAACAAGAggcaaattttaaaattatggataTTATCAACAGAAGCGTAAAGAAACTAATATGAGGCAAGAGCAGTATGTGCACAGCTTGGAGTTatacaaaataaaaggaaatcaaaataataatacgCAAATTAGAACCTTACGTGGAAAAAAGATGCCAGATGTACAAACTAGCTGTAAAAAAGGAACACAAGCCATGATTTCTGGTGCaatctggataattgagaaagccaaagaataccaAAAATGATGTCATTGCTTCACTGATTACAGAAAGTCCTTTAATTGTGTGAATAACATCAAGCTGTGGAATGTAGTTAGAAAAATGGAAATCCCAGAACATCTCATTATCCACTATTCTGATATCCAAAAATGCAAAAGGATTTGCAAGAAACATGATAGTGAAAAAAACAATACTAAAATTAAGACCAAACTAACAACAACTGGTAGAGCAACCAGGATTGATAACGAACATACTGAAGTGGAAGATAGCTTTTGTCTTTTAGGACAAAAATTTAGGACCATCCCAGaaaaggaacaagcagtcaagaaaaacACTGCTGACAGTTATTCCATACCgcagccatgaaggccttggaaaagagaTTCAGATACCATTATGTGTTTATATCTACAAAAACGAGAATTGTGCAAGCTTTATGACACTCTATGGAatcaaaagttggactttgaaaaaagcaggataggaagaataTTGAAGTATTTTTAACTTTAATGCTGAAGGAGACTCTTGAGAATAACATATTTATAGTAAGTCATCGAGACTCACTTGGTTGAACTGGACGACTatagaaactgaataaataaataaacaaacaaacaaacataagaaCAATATACCATGAATTAGCATGGAACATGTTATCATGATTATGATTAAGTTGAAAACAAataagatgaaaataaataaatcctggacCAAATCAAAACACTCAAAGCACAAATAACTAAgctcacatacaggtagtcctcgaattacaacagttcatttagcgaccactggaagttacagcactgaaaaaaagtgacttatgaccatttttaactCTTCTGACCATGGTCAcgcgatttacattcagatgcttgacaactgactcacatttatgacagttgcagggtcccagagtcatgtggtccccttttgcaaccttctgacaagcaaagtcaatggggaaactagattcacttaacaaccgtgttactaatttaagaaatgcagtgattcacttaaaaaaggtggtgagaaaagtcataaaatgggtcaaaactcacttaacaaatttctcatttaacaacataaattttggggtcaattgtggttgtaagttgaggactacctgtattttggacACATTACACAAAGACCTAATTCTCTGTAAGGCTGGGAAAtgtagaaggaaagaagaggatggCTAGCAGCCAGATAGATTTACTCAGTTATAGTGGCAATGCATGCATTGTTGGAAGATAATGAAAGATCACTATGAAGAatatctacagatagtcctcgacttttgACCAGTTGCTTAATGTcgattcaaacttacaacagcctTTCAGAAAGGGTGCTTTACAGCTTTTAAAGCAATTCCAGCTATCACAAAATATTACACCACCACCATCCCTGAAGATTGTAACCTGGCAACTTGTTAGCACTGccaaccagttgccaaatgctcaGTGATCAGGTGATTGCTATTTGCAATCTTCCGTGCTGGCTTCTCCAGAAAGTTTTCAATTTTGATAAACCCTTCTTCTATTTGCAGGCACTTCATACAGTCCACATTTTCAATGAATCAGCCTAAACATTTGGGGGCATAAAGGAATGTACATGTTTTTCAGTGAGTTCAGGAATTCAGTTCATTTATACCAGTAGAAGGTATAACGGTATGTATTGCTTCCCACATCAAGCTATTGTTCCAGTTACTGAAGAATTTAGAGACAGCTTTCTCTTTAGAAAGTAGAGGGAACTACTAATATAAAATTgaattttaagactttttttaCAAACAAAAATTAGAAGTTACCTCGGGTTCTCAAAAGTGATAATGCAGCTCATTTTATCAAGCATCAGAGACGTACCAATGCCCAGCTGTGAGCCTACCATCATTCTTACTTACTATGGATTCCTTCCCTTTACAGGAAGGAAAATATAGCACTGGGATGCTCACGCTTCTGACATTACTTCTTCTAAAATAATTACTTCCATACAGGAtggttaaaaataaatgtttttaaaaaataaaaattaaaaaaatggatttttttttatttaaatcaattttttaaaatttaaatctgattttttttaatttttatcaagtttattttaataaaatgcttgcggaataaaaatctatctaaagatagtattctatttaagatacactaataatttagtttattcagcatgaaatggaccttagttatgtagcatgaggctgtatattctacaatatttacatttttgataaactcattcaatgaatccaagctctgcaagccaaataggaaaccttcattttgttggcaaataataatattaaagattctaactACCAGCACGAATGAATCCTCacatttaaagagcacctgtcatttcagatccatcatggcagggttagggttagggtccaatcacctgctgcctgtcacatccctcaccttgttgtgtcactgccACATCACTGgccatcccattaaagtgaatgggactgtcaCTGGGTCAACAACAGATTAGAGGAGGAGCCACTGCAGgaaagagatgacagttgctctttaaaaattatgatttaaatcaagttgatttaaatcaagcctttttactacagATTTAAATCACggtttaaatcgtgatttaaattgacttgatttaacTCAAATCCACCCTGCTTCCATAAAAGAATACATACATTTTCCTCAAGAGGAACACATGTAGAACTTTCAACGGTCCATAGCAGAAGTGGCAATTCTCTTTTTGTGCATTAATTGAAACAGCAAGCTCTTATCAACATATTCTCACAACAATTTTTGTTCCTTTGGTAACGTACAAAATGGCAAAGATTCTTCAACAATTCTAAATCATATTCATGAAGCTCCTTTCAACTGTCACACCTAATCTCTCTCCAGTCCacattttcattgttttaaaaaagttaattaaTATCTCTAAATTTCCTTCTAATTTTCGACATCTTAAAATATGCTCTAACCTGATCAAAGGCGGGGTAAATATAGTCAGCAAACTGGATTTCGGCGATAGCTGTAGCACCAGTCACTGCAACTCCAATGCCAAATCCCACAATTCCTTGTTCACATAAAGGAGTATTGAACACTCTGTCTTTACctgtaagagattttttttaataacttttaaatgaatgtatataaaccaggaaaaatattttaatacatttatctgATGGAATGAGAAGGGCTTGCactatttgtgggtttttttaattagtcTTTAACTGAAAGTAGAACTAAAAAATAGTGTTGAAAGGAGCCATTTTGGCCAGTATCTTCAATGCTCTTCTCTAtaaaggaatcagaattaaaacaCTGGAGACAGATTGGAAGTCCATTACTTCTCTGGGTAATTGACATCACCCCTAAACTGCTTTTGTAGTCTAAAAGTTTTTTCTAGCATTCTGCTGAAATGTGTTCTCCTGTTACTCAAAATCTTTAGTCCATGTTATACACTGGGTTCCATGTACTTCAGGCATTTTAAGAGTGTGGTCAGGTTTCCCTTCAGTGTTCTCCCATGGCTAACTATTCCCAGTTTGTAACTATTCTTCTAACTTTCTAAATGTTCCTCAATAATCtatgtaataataatatcaaGACTAGACCGCCCtaatttattttatgtaaaaCTATGCCTATGCAGCTAGATTCCTCAATAGAACTCCATACTACACATGTATGAGCAATGTATCATTTTCAAGATCTTAAATTTGACACCATACTATTTTCCATATAAGTTGTTATATTGTTCTGAGAATACCACACATATTTCAATGTCAACACACATTATATATAATGATCTCCCCACCTAGATCAGGTGAACTCCCAATCTAGGTTTGTAACTGTTTTCATCAATAATTAGAACAtttatcaattatttatttaatcagattTAGATACTATTCAAAGTGTCTCTGGATGGAAAAGTAGTATCCATTTGCAAGGACATTTTCCCTAATTCGTGTCAGCCATTCCAGTAACTGCTCTAAAGTTATATAAAATTATGGTTTCAACCAATGATCTCAATTTTTAATTATTGCTAATGATGTTTATTTATTGCACAATAGTGAGACCTTTACCAAAATGAAAAACagttttatgaaaataataatgtAACAAGAGCTATGATGAACTTTTAAATTGTGAACTTACCAAATTTATCTCTCAAGCCAACGGTACATCTGAAAACTCCACCAAAGGATACATCTTCACCAAATATTACTGTGTATATTAGAAATCAAGGAAATAGTTGTTCAGAAAGGAAACTGAATTGTTAAAATTGAAAGTCACCttcatctaattttttttctatctacTGTACGTGCTTTTCTTTTTGTAACATTACTTTGATGAGTGATAAGAACCAAGACCTTTCAGAAACAATCCTGGAAATGATAAGGATTAGCCAATTTACACAAACCATGAAAGAAATGTCTTTCCATTAAAACTGTACTTTTTCAACTTACTTCACTTCCTAATTTTTAGGAACAAAGGCTATCTTAAAATTTTTCCCCCGCAAATAAAATTGTATTAATTTAGAAGCATACAACACTGACGTAAGCTTCAAGTTTCAAACAGAAATTTTACTTAGGAGCAAATTCAAAGCCTAAATAAAACTGTTTTACCATCCAAAAATGATATGAGGGAAAAAATTACTTAGAGCCTCTCCAATTGAGGATACTAATTACTACACAATTCACTCACCACTATATAAGGCACACACCATTATATTACTCGGAAGATGCTTAATCAGCATAGTTTCTCTTAAATAGCAAAGCATAAAAATTTACCTGCAGTTGGATCTCTAGATAAGGCATTATCCAAGGCACTTGTTATAGACTGGAAAAGGTTCATTTTTTGTGTCTGGCCTGTGAAAAGATTATTTGGTTAAACAAGGCCAACTATTACATTGCTAAATAGCACCATACAAATTGCTAAATAGGGTCATATAAAACACCAATATCCATTTggaaagctttaagacttgtcatAATCCAATATTTCCATCTGTTTTCCAATGTAGGTATCACTAATGTATGGACTCAGTGATTGTTTGTTCAACAATGAGTAACAATTTGAGCGAATAGGAGGGGAAATCCACAAGTATCATCCTCTTGGTTAGCCAGTAAATAGAAGTTCtcccaaattaatttttttaaaagatccttTCCATTTGTTAAAAGATATTGCTGGTTCACCTGCTGCCTACGTTTACTTATAATTTatcaattatatttataatatattataattaattatttattataattatgaTTTAATCTTTTAATAGCTATCTCAAGTTCCATCAATCACAGAATTCTCATCTCCATGGCTTGGTTAGCACAAGAAGACTGGTTAAAGTTGTGATTTATACTTTAGTTAGGAGATGAAGGGGAATTTCCTCAGAACTAGGACACCCTCTGCAACACACAATCTTCGCATGCAAGGACCAGTAATAAATTCCCAGAACAGGAATTATGACATTTTAAAGGTGACCTCAATTAGCACGTATCATATATAGGCCTGGCACCTAAAATGGACTGTTCGATATCACTCTTGCTCTTTCCGTATTCAAAGGGACAATGAAGGGCAGATCTTTTGTCAAAATGAAACATCAACATGCCATGATAATGACAGAAAATGAAGATAGAAGGGCACAAGAGTATAGCTTTCTGTATTTACAAAGGCAAACACTGCAACAGTTTGcagaagtttagtttagtttagtttagtttagtttagtttagtttagtttagtttagtttagtttagtttagtttagtttagtttagtttagtttagtttagtttagtatatttagatttttataccgcccttctcccgaaggactcagggcggttcacagccaaaataaaacagtacaaatatacataataaaaacaattataaaaatcttattaaatatcaggccagattaaaactattaaaaacataaaaccccaaataattaaatcagaatattaaaaactgctaaaaatttctatgccagtcctgcgcgaataaataggtaggtcttcaactcgcggcaaaaggtccgaaggtcaagtagttgacgtagtcctgggggaagttcattccagagggtgggagcccccacagagaaggaccttcccctgggggccaccagccgacattgtttggcggacagcaccctgagaagtccctctctgtgagagcgcacaggtcggtgggaggcaatcagtagcagtaggcggtcccgtaagtaacccggtcctaagccatggagcgctttgaaggtagtaaccaaaaccttgaagtgcacccgaaagaccacaggcagccagtgcagcctgcgcaggagtggtgttacatgggagccacagacggctccctttatcacccgcgcagctgcattctgaattaactggagcctccaggtgctcttcaacgggagccccatgtagagagcattgcagtaattcaagcgagaggtaaccagagcatgaatgaccgtgcatagggcatcccggtccaggaaggggcgcaactggcgaatcaggcggacctgataaaaagctctcctgaagaCGGTCAagcggtcttcaaaagacaaccgcccatccaggagaacgcccaagttgcgcaccctttccatcggggccaatgactcgctcccaacagccagccgtggttgcagctgactgtaccggggtgccggcatccacagccactccgtcttggagggattgagcttgagcctgtttctccccatccagtcccgtacggcttccagacaccaggacagtactttgaccgcttcgtttgggtggcctggggtggaaaagtacagctgcgtatcatcagcgtacagttggtacctcaccccaaaaccactgatgatctcacccagcggcttcatatagattttgaacaggagaggcgagagaatcgacccctggggcaccccacacatgaggcgcctcgcggtcgatctctgctcccctgccaacaccgtctgcaaccggtcagagagataggaggagaaccaccgataaacggtgccccccattcccaaactccccagccggtgcagcaggataccatggtcgatggtatcaaaagccgctgagaggtctaacaggaccggggcagaggaataacccctgtccctggccctccagagatcatcagaagATGCTAGGCCTCAGCTAGGAATGAGAAAATGCatctagaggtagtcctcaatttacaacagttcatttagtgaccgtttgaagctacatcatcactaaaaaaagtgacttatgaccattcttcacacttaacgaccattgcaacatccccatggtcacccgatttacattcggatgcttgacaactgagtcacatttatgactgttgcaatgccCCGGagacacgtgatccccttttgtggccttctgacaagcaaaagtcaatagggaaaccagattcacttaacaactgtgttactaatttaacagctgcagtgattcacttaacaactgtggcaagaaaagtcatcaaatggggcaaaactcacttaagaaatttctcacttaacgggGTCGTTGAGGACTGCTACCTGCACTCTATAGAGtttcatcttctataaaattcttCACGGAAGTCCTTTATATCTCtccctttacttttaaaaaaagggtaaGGGACAACCTGCATCTTATCCTGTAAATTGCCACCGGCTTTGGTGTATTGTCATCCCACACGATTTCCTAAACAATCACAGCTCGTTTGTGCTACATCCAATCAGTGGCTGCATCTACACAGGCGGTGGAAACTTCGTTTTCGGCTGCAAGGGAGGAGGAAGCGCTTTCTGACTCGCCTGCAGGGCTTTTTTTACAGGCACCAACCAACACAGCGGGGTCGCCGTTTTCATAAGACCCTGACTTAGCCTATTGCGCCCCAAAGGCCAATCTCCCGTTTGCAGAAATGCCACTTTCCCCATCCCACCATCTCAGCCAGCTGGActgtttgggggggtggggtgaagCCGCAGCAaagtggttggggggggggaccgGCCTCCCTCCGACTGACTCGCTTCCCCTCCACTCGGCAAGGGACCGCAAAGAGGGAAGCAAGGGAGCTGCGGCGTCCGATCCCTGCGACGGTAGCGCGGACCCGGGGCCGATTAAAGCGCTCACCATATTGGGTGGGCTCCGGGTCCGGCTGAAAAGCGAAATGGGCCGCGCGCCTGCGGGGTGGAGACCCCGTAGCGAGACGGAGCCGAAGAGTGGAGACAGCCGCTCTCCGGAATCCGAGACCGGCGACCGCCATCTCGACCACCGCGCGGGGGTCTTGTCCCTGGGACGAGCTCGAGCACGTTGCGGGGGAGGCGGGCACCCGCGCCTGCTCCTCTCATTGGTAGCGGCGCCGATGGTAAACAAACCAATCGGAGCCCTGCCAGCTGGTGcgcgatttttcttttttttttaggagcGGAGCTTGCCTTTAAGAAAAGAGCGAGGGTTGGCTCGCTTTACGCGTGCGCAGAGGGCGAGCGTTGCTACGTCGATGGGGTAAAGCCCAGATGGTGAGAGAGGAGAGTGTTTGGGCGGGGCGTCTTGCTAGGGTCAAGAGAATCTGTTGTAGATTTACACTTCGGGTTCTAGTTTGATTGGTAGTGGCTGCGCTAGTATAAGATCGTATAGGCGGCCGTGCTTTCCTTTGCCGGGAGACTATGGAAAAAGCAAGCGTCATACTCCGGTGTTGTGGGGTTCGTACCTTGGTAGCAACGATTGTGAGCCTGTCAATCACCCTATTCGAAAGGGAAGGCAAAATTGACCTTCACAAATTGTCTTGGTCTTAAAAGCACAAAAAAAGGAGGGTTGATTTAATTGTACCGTGCATGGAAAATATTATTTCGAATACAAAGAAAAGAGTGAATCTTCCATAGCGGCGCATGTGTTTTTCCTGCAAAAGATGTCGAACTCTCGAGAAAACAGGTTTCATCCTGCTGAAAATGCTGGATGGCCAAATCGTGGCTCGGTCAATTCGGTGAGCTGCGTTTGGGTTACTGCAATGTGTAGATTCACATTGCCACGATGTGTGTTTGTTGTGCAATATAATCCAGGCAATATGGCCCCATTTGCTTTGCTAAATATACTTTAATTGGAAAGTATATGGTGTACTTTCAAAAAACATATTTCCATGATTAAGTGACCCATGGTTTACAACTGGGTTCACACTGCATATCAAGCCATAAACTAGTTACACATAGCAACATCTACGACAAACTGCAATGATGCCAGAAATATATGTAGAATGTTGTCATCGAGCAAATGCCATCTTTACATATGGTAATTGTGATCTGACATCTTACATAAATCACGGCATTTATATGAAAATGTCTTTTcttatcccccccccccttatccATGGGTTTGAACAATGCTCTAAATTAAAGCAGGGCATGGTTAATCTGCAAAGCATGTAATTGTTGGAGAAGTAAATAGAGTAATTATTAATTGCTACAGAGGCTGATAAGAGATGCATAACACCTAGCCCAAAGTAACGTAGTAATTTTGGAAGATGGGATCAGGATTGCATTATTGGTTTATTTAAATAATCTAGATTAATTATCAAATTTctacactgcccatctcacctgaGTGACtggtttataaataaaaacagaattaaaaacaaagttaaaaaatgAAGAGGGTAAAAGTGTTAGAGTGAGAGGGAATGCACTCCAGTGACCAATCACCTCCTCCAGGGTTGCATATCATTCCTGGACTTCCCATGCCAATTGGCAGAGCCAGATCTTGACCCTCTTCTGGAAGTCCACTCTTGTCCCAATCACAATGGGAAATATCTTGTCCCAATTACATTGATTCATCCCACCTAGGGGCGGGCCAATGTAATTGACTAGATGGGATAGGTCAATGTAATTGGGACAAGATGGTTCCTCAGATAACCTAGACCCATGCCATAAAGGTAATAATCAACATTGTGCCCGGCACTTAATGCAGTTCATACAGCAAAGATGTTATATGCACAACCCCAGGTGCACTCAAAAGTGCTTATGCCACCACATTCTATACCATTTGCAGTTCCCAGATACTCTTCAAGGATTGTCCCATGTAGAGTGTATTCCAATTATCCATATAGAAGATGGTGAGGGCATGAGTGAGTGAAAGAAGGGCTTCTTCTGAGAAGGGTATAACTGGCACACAACATGAAATTGAATAACGATACTCTTAGACATGATTGCCACCTTCTCCAGCAGAAGTTGTGAGTCCATGAGGACTTCAGATTACACATCAGGTTCATCTGGACAGTACAACTCCATCAAGAACAAAGATGGTAAGCCCCCAGATACAGGAGAGCCATTGTTCTTCCATTGCAGGGATTATTTCTTGTGGTAAGATCACAGTCCAGACCACTTTCGTTATCCAGTGTTATTCCATAGTAAAGATCTCAACCACTCTCTTCTCCATcctattcagaggtgggtttcagcaggttctgaccagttctggagaaccggtagcggaaattttgaatagttcggagaatcggtagtaaaattctgactggccctgcccccatctgccTCTCaatttccagctgatcgggacgaaatggggatttttgcagtaaccttcctctggagtggggtgagaatggagattttacagtatctttcccctgccacacccactaagccatggccaccaagcaatgccacacccacagaaccggtagtaaaaaaatttgaaacccacggcTGATGCTATTTACCTCTATATGAAACCTCCAGAAGAGATCGTACATCAGCTTGCAGTGAGATGTCAGTACACACAGAAATGAAAGTAAAAGTTTACTTCAAGTCAAACAAAATGTTGAATAAGAAAAGTGTGTATTGGATGATTATGTAAAAGACAGCTGAAAAACCATTTGCAAGTTAAACATTGGAACTGAttcatcttttatttcctatACATTTAATaccaaaataatataataaaaatacaaacagaataCTGGCAAGGAAAAGCCAGTGTTtggtcaatttctacaaaagattgaggggaaagttGATAAAGATAAAACTTGGCAACAGCTTACAACTAGagcattaaaaaggaaaaaaaaacccgaagGCTTGATTTTGGCTACCCAAGAGCAAGCTATTCAAACTTAGGCAATCAAggcagaatttaaaaaacaaccaaATGATTCAAAATGCAGATTGTGAAAAGAAGTAGAAGAAACAGTAAATCATATACTGAGCTCATGCAAGAAGCAAGTAAAAATATTGTTGGATTTCTGAAAATAAACTAATAACGTCTTGACTCATAACGCCAGATATAACTCagatttgaaaagaagaaagtatggataactgatgtggcaataccagggGATAGATgaataaaagacaaagaattggGGAAGATCACAAACTATCAAAATCTAAAATTCAAAActgaaagacaatataaaaaccaGCTATTGTTTCTTGgacagcacttagaaaatctgcgcattgacaaaatttccatctgaatTACAAAAGGCTAAACTGGTTGGATTTGC
It encodes the following:
- the BCKDHB gene encoding 2-oxoisovalerate dehydrogenase subunit beta, mitochondrial, with the protein product MAVAGLGFRRAAVSTLRLRLATGSPPRRRAAHFAFQPDPEPTQYGQTQKMNLFQSITSALDNALSRDPTAVIFGEDVSFGGVFRCTVGLRDKFGKDRVFNTPLCEQGIVGFGIGVAVTGATAIAEIQFADYIYPAFDQIVNEAAKYRYRSGDLFNCGSLTIRAPWGCVGHGALYHSQSPESFFAHCPGLKIVVPRGPIEAKGLLLSCIEDKNPCIFFEPKIMYRAAVEQVPVEPYSIPLSQAEVLQDGSDVTLVAWGTQVHVIKEVAVMAQEKLGVSCEIIDLKTILPWDAETVCKSVAKTGRLLITHEAPVTGGFASEISSTVQEECFLNLEAPITRVCGYDTPFPHIFEPFYIPDKWKCYDAVRKMINY